The Mercurialis annua linkage group LG8, ddMerAnnu1.2, whole genome shotgun sequence genome window below encodes:
- the LOC126659714 gene encoding putative disease resistance protein RGA4: MGDALVSALASTILTNLNSLIHGETAGSQSELQNLESTLTTIQAVLHDAEEQQWKSEAVKNWLRKLKDAAYEADDLFDEIALETQWKRLPKTLPTHVRCFFSDPNPVFFKVKMSHKLRNVREKLDGIAREKNKFHLREEVTVGDRDIAGILDWRQTSSLVNELEIIGRNKEKAELISMLLANSEHLSVYAICGMGGLGKTTLAQLVYNDETIKGHYRVY, encoded by the coding sequence ATGGGGGACGCACTTGTTTCAGCACTTGCAAGTACAATCTTGACAAATTTAAACTCTTTGATTCATGGGGAGACTGCTGGATCCCAATCCGAGCTTCAAAATCTTGAGAGCACTTTAACTACTATCCAAGCTGTGCTCCATGATGCAGAGGAACAGCAATGGAAGAGTGAAGCTGTCAAGAATTGGCTCAGAAAGCTTAAGGATGCAGCTTACGAAGCAGACGATCTTTTCGATGAAATTGCATTGGAAACACAATGGAAAAGGCTGCCGAAAACTTTACCAACGCATGTAAGGTGTTTCTTTTCTGATCCCAATCCAGTTTTTTTCAAAGTTAAAATGTCTCATAAGCTGAGGAATGTTAGGGAGAAGTTAGATGGTATCGCTAGAGAGAAGAATAAGTTCCACCTCAGAGAGGAAGTTACTGTGGGAGATAGAGATATTGCTGGTATCTTAGATTGGAGACAGACCTCTTCGTTGGTTAATGAGTTAGAAATCATAGGAAGAAATAAGGAAAAAGCGGAGTTAATCAGTATGTTATTGGCTAATTCGGAACATCTTTCTGTTTACGCTATATGCGGAATGGGAGGACTTGGAAAAACTACACTTGCTCAATTAGTCTACAATGATGAAACAATAAAGGGTCATTATAGAGTCTATTGA
- the LOC130014663 gene encoding putative disease resistance protein RGA3, producing MTATSPICYIGRLSDDDSWSLFERRAFGLGRKEEVAHLETIGRDIVDMCGGVPLAIKALGSLLRLKRKENEWISVKDSELWNLSNDGSMILSALKLSYNHLALHVKRCFAFCSIFPKDRIMERDMLIGLWMANGFIPCETQIDLYNKGHEVFEELVWRSFFQDVKDEHVTGTITCKMHDLIHDLAQSITVDECKLIKSDKVLVVPKTIRHMSMYVNSQQAFPRGNKLFRGQQLRSFLWVGLRDRHQEAFPQGSHFIGGHKFISSNLRPGYPDRHRQVSFYMSGQKRLRVLDLSRSRLGKFPMPISSLKHLRYLDFSNSSIKILPELIISLQNLQTLNLRDCYKLCKLPRGLKYMKNLIHLDILGCSSLTYMPGEIGQLTCLRKLSDFIVGKDKGHHIGELKELNLGGELSIHKIQYVTSCGDAKTANLMGKKELSSLRLLWSQEEEEYSSNTFEEVLDGLQPHSNLKKLTIYYYRGSHYWMMDLLLPNLIQIDLVCCDGCKHLPPFGKLKFLRELEICGMNGVKCIENEIYGNGECSFPSLERLRLHCMGGLEELLMQVVAGRNVFPILESLVIIFCPKLVELPSMPSLRTLNICGGSRMLLRSVEKFGFVTSLSINGLDNSINLESLQNQLDKLPYLKSFKVEGIPELESLPERLSFLETLHVSSCGIKSFPSINGLCGYSSLRSLCFRSCSEFVGLSEGLRHLSGLEDLRLQELPKLSSLPDSIGYLTALRTLVISSCEGLSCLPNEIENLTSLSSLEIESCRNLMCLPDGIRNLETLRG from the coding sequence ATGACGGCCACATCACCTATATGCTACATTGGAAGATTATCCGATGATGATTCTTGGTCTTTGTTTGAGCGAAGAGCATTTGGATTGGGTAGAAAAGAAGAAGTTGCACATTTGGAAACCATAGGAAGAGACATAGTCGATATGTGTGGAGGGGTACCCTTAGCAATAAAGGCACTGGGAAGCCTCCTGCGTTTGAAACGAAAAGAGAATGAGTGGATATCTGTCAAGGATAGTGAACTTTGGAATTTATCAAATGACGGAAGCATGATTCTGTCTGCTTTGAAATTAAGTTATAATCATTTAGCGTTGCATGTGAAAAGATGTTTTGCATTTTGCTCAATCTTTCCAAAAGATCGCATAATGGAGAGAGACATGTTGATTGGACTATGGATGGCAAATGGGTTTATTCCTTGTGAAACACAGATAGATTTGTATAATAAAGGTCACGAGGTTTTCGAAGAGTTAGTGTGGAGATCATTTTTTCAAGATGTGAAAGACGAACATGTTACAGGAACCATAACGTGTAAAATGCATGATCTTATCCATGATCTTGCACAATCTATTACAGTAGATGAGTGCAAATTGATCAAGTCCGACAAAGTCTTGGTTGTTCCAAAGACAATTCGTCACATGAGTATGTATGTGAATTCACAACAAGCTTTTCCTCGAGGCAACAAACTCTTCAGAGGTCAACAATTGCGTTCATTCCTTTGGGTTGGCCTTCGTGATAGGCACCAGGAAGCTTTTCCACAAGGCAGCCACTTCATTGGTGGCCATAAATTTATTTCTTCAAACCTTAGGCCTGGCTATCCTGATAGGCACCGGCAAGTGTCTTTCTACATGTCAGGACAGAAGCGTTTGAGAGTCTTGGATTTATCCAGATCCCGACTAGGGAAATTTCCAATGCCAATCAGTAGTTTGAAACATTTGAGGTACCTAGATTTTTCAAACTCAAGCATTAAAATTCTGCCGGAACTTATAATCTCCCTCCAGAACTTGCAGACGTTGAATCTTAGAGATTGCTATAAGCTCTGCAAATTACCAAGAGGTTTGAAGTACATGAAAAATCTCATACATCTTGACATTCTCGGCTGTTCTTCGCTTACCTATATGCCCGGCGAAATAGGACAACTGACTTGTCTAAGAAAGCTAAGCGACTTCATTGTGGGCAAGGACAAGGGTCATCACATTGGAGAATTGAAAGAACTGAATCTTGGGGGAGAGTTAAGCATACATAAGATTCAATACGTTACAAGTTGCGGAGATGCTAAGACTGCTAATCTGATGGGAAAAAAGGAACTCAGCTCGCTAAGACTACTTTGGtcacaagaagaagaagaatacaGTAGCAACACATTTGAAGAGGTTCTTGATGGCCTCCAACCTCATtcaaatttaaagaaattaacCATATACTATTATCGGGGTTCTCATTATTGGATGATGGACTTACTTCTACCAAATCTGATTCAAATCGATTTGGTCTGTTGTGACGGATGCAAACATCTTCCACCATTTGGAAAACTCAAGTTTCTTAGGGAGCTTGAAATATGTGGAATGAATGGTGTGAAGTGCATTGAGAATGAGATATACGGGAATGGAGAATGTTCATTTCCGTCATTGGAACGTTTGAGGCTACATTGTATGGGTGGTTTAGAAGAATTGCTAATGCAAGTGGTGGCTGGTAGAAACGTTTTTCCAATCCTGGAAAGTTTAGTCATcattttttgtcccaaattgGTGGAATTGCCAAGCATGCCATCTCTCAGAACATTGAACATTTGTGGAGGAAGTAGAATGTTATTAAGATcagttgaaaagtttggtttcgTCACTAGTCTATCTATTAATGGTCTTGACAATAGCATTAACTTAGAGTCATTGCAAAATCAGTTAGATAAACTACCTTATCTTAAGTCATTTAAGGTTGAAGGGATTCCAGAGCTTGAAAGCTTACCAGAACGCCTCAGTTTCTTGGAGACGCTACATGTAAGTAGCTGCGGAATAAAATCTTTCCCATCAATCAATGGATTATGCGGATATTCTTCTCTTCGTAGTTTATGTTTTCGAAGTTGCTCAGAATTTGTAGGTCTATCAGAGGGATTGAGACATCTGAGTGGACTAGAGGATTTGAGGCTTCAAGAACTTCCGAAGCTGAGTTCACTGCCAGATAGTATCGGGTATCTGACTGCTCTCCGAACACTTGTAATCTCATCCTGTGAAGGATTGTCTTGTCTGCCGAATGAGATAGAAAATCTGACATCTCTTTCAAGCTTGGAAATTGAGAGTTGCCGAAATTTGATGTGTTTACCGGATGGAATACGGAATCTGGAGACGTTAAGAGGATAG